In Candidatus Riesia pediculicola, the following are encoded in one genomic region:
- the clpP gene encoding ATP-dependent Clp endopeptidase proteolytic subunit ClpP has translation MDMSIIPTVIEKTVFGERSYDIYSRLLKERIIFLTGYIEDNMANLIISQLLFLESENQTKEIYLYINSPGGIITSGISIYDTIQFIMPKVSTICIGQACSMGAFLLASGAKGKRYCLPNSRIMIHQPMGSFRGQATDIEIHTKEIIKLKSKMNELMAKHTGKQVEQIEKDTERDYFLSSEEAVDYGLVDRVYLNRRSI, from the coding sequence ATGGACATGTCAATAATACCTACTGTAATAGAAAAAACTGTTTTTGGAGAGAGATCCTATGATATATACTCTCGTCTTCTAAAGGAAAGAATTATCTTCTTAACTGGTTATATTGAAGATAATATGGCAAACTTAATAATCTCTCAATTACTTTTTTTAGAATCAGAAAATCAAACGAAAGAAATTTATCTCTATATTAATTCTCCAGGAGGAATAATTACATCAGGAATTTCTATTTATGACACAATACAGTTTATTATGCCGAAAGTCAGTACAATATGTATTGGTCAAGCTTGTTCCATGGGCGCATTTCTATTAGCTTCTGGTGCTAAAGGAAAAAGATATTGTCTGCCGAATTCAAGAATCATGATTCATCAACCAATGGGTAGTTTTCGAGGACAAGCAACGGATATAGAAATTCATACGAAAGAGATAATAAAACTTAAATCTAAAATGAACGAACTCATGGCAAAACATACTGGAAAACAAGTCGAACAAATAGAAAAAGATACAGAAAGAGATTATTTTCTTTCTTCAGAAGAAGCGGTTGACTATGGGTTAGTAGATAGAGTCTATCTTAATAGAAGATCTATTTAG
- a CDS encoding protoheme IX farnesyltransferase gives MRRYFEIIKPKIVLGNLISSVCGLLIAEEYSFNFFRGFYVILSIFLIISSCFILNNFMDRKVDKIMIRTKNRILTKDSSKNNIFFLILSFSFLIIGLLILYKSSNLLSLSISIFGFSTYVLYTVLKKKTFYSIYLGSLSGSTPSMIAYCSISNRIDVRSIIIYITLFLWQIPHFYSISLLFLKDYLRAKIPILPNKIGLFKTKIHIFSYVMVFSILSIIPFFNGYVGIRYLNITIFVNLIWLLTVLQGVIDSSVSLKKWSKKSFMISIISINLFNCMFAIDKNLN, from the coding sequence ATGAGACGTTATTTCGAGATAATTAAACCAAAAATTGTACTTGGAAATCTGATTTCTTCTGTTTGTGGGCTTTTGATAGCAGAGGAATATTCTTTTAATTTTTTTCGAGGTTTTTACGTAATATTGAGTATCTTTTTAATTATTTCTTCTTGTTTTATCTTAAATAACTTCATGGATAGAAAAGTAGACAAAATCATGATTAGAACGAAAAATAGAATTTTAACGAAAGATAGTTCGAAAAATAATATTTTCTTTTTAATCTTGTCTTTTTCTTTTTTAATAATTGGACTATTAATTTTATATAAATCATCTAACTTGCTTTCTTTATCAATTTCAATTTTTGGTTTTTCAACTTATGTTTTGTATACTGTACTGAAAAAAAAAACTTTCTACAGTATATATTTAGGGAGTTTATCTGGGTCAACCCCTTCAATGATCGCTTATTGTTCCATATCTAATCGAATAGATGTTCGATCAATTATCATATACATCACCTTATTTCTTTGGCAAATTCCACATTTTTACTCCATTTCTTTATTATTTTTAAAAGATTATTTGAGGGCTAAAATTCCAATTTTACCTAATAAGATAGGATTATTTAAAACTAAAATACATATATTCTCATACGTTATGGTGTTTTCCATATTAAGTATAATTCCATTTTTTAATGGATATGTTGGAATAAGATACCTAAACATAACCATATTTGTTAATTTAATTTGGTTACTAACAGTATTACAAGGTGTAATTGATTCATCTGTTAGTTTAAAGAAATGGTCTAAAAAAAGTTTTATGATTTCTATAATTTCAATTAATTTATTCAATTGTATGTTTGCAATAGATAAAAACCTAAACTAG
- a CDS encoding cytochrome c oxidase subunit 3 codes for MTLGGLMLFDNEDTLRKNNKTLLGFWIYLMSDMLFFVSLILVYSVFLKEDVRFSILRDQINLKIVFLETILLSTNSLMFYFSETSFQLNRKKEFFIKILFFSLIIGVTFFFVETYEISKLFQCQFFPKNSSIFSAFFSVIGAHSLHVFFGLIWIIVMEGKILFKGLDKNSLVSLKCLSDFWHFLDIMWILIVSVVHLLIKVI; via the coding sequence ATGACATTAGGAGGACTGATGCTTTTTGATAACGAAGATACATTAAGAAAGAATAATAAAACATTGCTTGGGTTTTGGATATATTTAATGAGCGATATGCTTTTCTTTGTCTCTTTAATCTTAGTATATTCTGTTTTTTTAAAAGAAGATGTGAGATTTTCAATTTTAAGAGATCAAATAAATTTAAAAATAGTATTTTTAGAGACTATTTTATTATCAACTAATAGCTTAATGTTCTATTTTTCTGAAACTTCTTTTCAATTGAATAGGAAAAAGGAATTTTTTATAAAGATTTTATTTTTCTCGTTAATTATCGGTGTAACATTTTTCTTTGTAGAAACTTATGAGATTTCTAAATTATTTCAATGTCAATTTTTTCCGAAAAATAGTTCTATATTTTCTGCTTTCTTTTCTGTAATAGGAGCTCACAGTTTACATGTTTTTTTCGGACTGATATGGATTATTGTAATGGAAGGAAAGATCCTTTTTAAAGGACTAGATAAAAATAGTTTAGTATCATTAAAATGTCTAAGTGATTTTTGGCATTTTTTAGATATCATGTGGATACTTATAGTAAGCGTTGTTCATCTCTTGATAAAAGTCATTTAA
- the cyoA gene encoding ubiquinol oxidase subunit II, whose translation MKIFKLKKILHWFSIILVSTLLSGCNSSLMNPQGTISKDQKVIILSSIGLMCIIVVPVIFMAIFFSIKYWEKNNKKSVYLPDWSFSKKIEFFCWFLPMIIVLILSILAWKTTHRLDPYKKINSSEKKIIIQAISTDWKWFFIYPFQKIATINEICIPINVPIEFHLTSYSVMNSFFIPSLGGQIYAMNGMKTRINLISKNIGVTDGFSSSYSGSGFSDMKFKVIMCNKSDYIRWIEKVKNSKNQLKSFEEFKKIAAPSVNNPISYFSNVFPNLYDYLTFKH comes from the coding sequence ATGAAAATTTTCAAACTTAAAAAAATTTTACATTGGTTCTCTATAATCTTAGTTTCTACTTTATTATCAGGTTGTAATAGTTCACTAATGAATCCACAAGGAACAATTAGTAAAGATCAAAAAGTAATAATACTATCTTCAATCGGACTTATGTGTATAATTGTTGTTCCTGTTATATTTATGGCAATCTTTTTTTCTATTAAATATTGGGAAAAAAACAACAAAAAATCCGTTTATCTTCCAGATTGGTCATTTTCTAAAAAAATAGAATTCTTTTGTTGGTTTTTACCGATGATCATTGTTTTAATACTAAGTATCTTAGCTTGGAAGACGACTCATCGATTAGATCCTTATAAGAAAATCAATAGTTCCGAAAAAAAAATAATAATTCAAGCCATATCAACTGATTGGAAATGGTTTTTTATATATCCTTTTCAAAAGATAGCAACGATCAATGAAATATGTATCCCAATTAACGTTCCAATTGAATTTCATCTAACTTCTTATTCAGTAATGAATTCCTTTTTTATTCCATCACTTGGTGGCCAAATCTATGCTATGAATGGAATGAAAACGAGAATTAACTTGATTTCAAAAAATATAGGTGTTACCGATGGATTCTCATCGAGTTACAGTGGATCGGGTTTTTCAGATATGAAATTCAAAGTTATCATGTGCAATAAATCTGATTATATTAGATGGATCGAAAAAGTGAAGAATTCAAAAAATCAATTAAAAAGTTTCGAGGAATTTAAAAAAATTGCCGCCCCAAGTGTTAATAATCCAATTTCTTATTTTTCCAACGTTTTTCCAAATTTATATGATTATCTTACTTTCAAACATTAA
- the cyoB gene encoding cytochrome o ubiquinol oxidase subunit I — translation MFGKLTLKSIPTHEPIIMVTMAIVSLIIFFVLFLITYTKRWNWLWSEWLTSLDHKKIGVMYIIVSIVMLFRGFTDAILMRTQQTIASTNFLGGNGFLSSDHYNQIFTAHGVIMIFFMAMPLVIGLMNIIVPLQIGSRDVAFPRLNSISFWIFLSSVILMNLSFFIGEFAKTGWLAYPPLSEKNYSPDVGVDYWIWSLQIAGVSTTLNGINLITTILKMRAEGMSMMKIPVFTWTVLCSNILIVASFPILTSTIALLSMDRYLGAHFFTNDGGGNMMLYINLIWAWGHPEVYILILPAFGIFSEVTSTFCRKSIFGYQSLVLATVAITVMSFMVWLHHFFTMGSGAKVNSIFGIATMIIAIPTGVKMFNWLFTMFKGNISFRSPMLWTLGFIITFTVGGAAGVLLSIPSANFFLHNSLFLVAHFHNVIIGGVVFGCFSGITYWFPKVFGFLLNEKIGILSFSLWIIGFLLAFVPLYFLGLDGMTRRLSQHINPRYHLLLSVACFGTIIIAIGILCQIIQVIYSCLNKNMDVTGDPWNGRTLEWSIRSPAPVYNFAFLPKVKSRDDWWEIKKSRKRMQEMKKRRSKGYRSICLPNRSFSGILIGFSCLIFGFSMVWYIWWMAIFGMSLILVFSIHSFLTKEKMVYIDSKDVQRIEEPLKNVKNVYDIRRTDAF, via the coding sequence ATGTTTGGCAAGCTCACTCTAAAATCGATTCCAACACATGAACCAATTATAATGGTTACGATGGCAATTGTATCTTTGATTATTTTTTTTGTTCTATTTTTAATTACTTACACGAAGAGATGGAATTGGTTGTGGAGCGAATGGTTAACAAGCTTAGATCATAAAAAAATTGGAGTTATGTATATTATTGTTTCTATAGTAATGTTATTTCGTGGATTTACAGATGCAATATTAATGAGAACACAACAAACTATAGCTTCAACCAATTTTTTGGGAGGGAACGGATTCCTTTCATCAGATCATTATAATCAAATTTTTACAGCTCATGGAGTGATAATGATATTTTTTATGGCTATGCCTTTAGTCATTGGATTAATGAATATTATTGTTCCTTTGCAAATCGGATCTAGAGATGTTGCGTTTCCTCGTCTAAATTCTATTAGTTTTTGGATTTTTTTATCTAGTGTAATTTTAATGAACTTATCTTTTTTTATCGGAGAATTCGCTAAAACTGGATGGCTAGCCTATCCTCCATTGTCTGAAAAAAATTACAGTCCAGATGTTGGAGTAGACTACTGGATATGGAGTTTGCAAATAGCTGGAGTTAGTACGACTTTGAATGGAATTAATCTAATTACTACAATTTTAAAGATGAGAGCGGAAGGAATGTCTATGATGAAAATTCCAGTTTTTACATGGACTGTTCTTTGTTCGAACATATTAATTGTCGCTTCTTTTCCCATATTAACCTCTACAATCGCATTGTTATCTATGGATAGATATTTAGGAGCACATTTTTTTACTAACGATGGAGGAGGAAATATGATGTTATACATAAATTTAATATGGGCTTGGGGGCATCCTGAAGTATATATATTGATATTGCCTGCGTTTGGAATTTTTTCAGAAGTTACTTCTACCTTTTGCAGAAAAAGTATATTTGGATATCAATCCTTAGTTTTAGCCACCGTTGCAATTACTGTAATGTCTTTTATGGTTTGGTTACATCATTTCTTTACAATGGGATCTGGTGCAAAAGTTAATTCAATTTTTGGAATTGCAACAATGATTATTGCGATTCCAACTGGAGTGAAGATGTTTAATTGGTTATTTACCATGTTTAAGGGAAATATATCTTTTCGAAGTCCTATGTTATGGACGTTGGGATTCATAATAACATTCACAGTAGGAGGTGCTGCTGGAGTTCTTTTATCTATTCCATCAGCAAACTTTTTTTTACACAATAGTTTATTTTTAGTTGCTCATTTCCATAATGTGATTATAGGAGGAGTGGTATTTGGATGTTTTTCTGGTATTACATATTGGTTTCCGAAAGTTTTTGGATTTTTACTAAATGAAAAAATTGGAATTTTATCTTTTTCTTTATGGATAATAGGATTTTTATTAGCTTTTGTTCCACTATATTTTTTAGGACTGGATGGGATGACTAGAAGATTGAGTCAACATATAAATCCTAGATATCATCTTTTATTATCCGTAGCATGTTTCGGAACCATTATTATAGCGATTGGAATTTTATGTCAAATAATTCAAGTGATATACAGTTGTTTAAACAAAAATATGGATGTTACTGGAGATCCTTGGAATGGAAGAACATTAGAATGGTCAATTCGTTCTCCTGCTCCAGTTTATAACTTTGCTTTTCTTCCGAAAGTAAAGAGTCGTGATGATTGGTGGGAAATAAAAAAATCAAGAAAAAGAATGCAAGAGATGAAAAAAAGAAGATCCAAAGGTTATCGTTCTATATGTCTTCCAAATAGATCTTTTTCTGGAATATTGATCGGATTTTCTTGTCTTATTTTTGGGTTTTCAATGGTATGGTATATATGGTGGATGGCGATATTTGGAATGAGTCTTATTTTAGTTTTTTCCATTCATTCTTTTTTGACAAAAGAAAAGATGGTTTATATTGATTCCAAAGATGTTCAAAGAATAGAAGAACCTCTTAAAAATGTAAAGAATGTGTATGACATTAGGAGGACTGATGCTTTTTGA